CCCAGGGCCGGACGACCCGGGCCACCTCGACGCCGTCGGCCAGGAAGATCAGGGTCGGCCACAGCTTGACCCGATACGAGCGACCCAGCGGACGGCCCTTGCCGTCCTCCACCCGGATCCGGGTCAGGTCACTGCGTCCGCCGAGCACCTGCTCGATGGCGGCGTCCGCGCCCTGGCAGTAGCCACACCAGTTGGTGCCGAACTGCAGCACGGTGGCCCCGGCGTGGGCGTCCACCTCTTCTCGAGTGATCGACTCCGGCTGGTAGTCCATGCACCAACGCTAGTCGCCCCGGACAATCGAACCGGCGAGCAATCCTGCGTCAGGGGTCGATTGCCGGCCAAGTCCCCGAATTCGGCACGGGGATTTCATCCCGGTGCGAAAATGCGGACAACTTCGCTCCGGGAGATATCAACAATGACCTTCGAAGATGCCCTGCATGACGTCGCGGACAAGGTCCGCGAGTTCGGTCCCGCGCTCACCACCGAGGAGGCGACCAAGACCGCGGTGATCATGCCCTTCATCAGCCGCGTCCTCGGATATGACGTGTTCAACCCCCAGGAGGTGCTTCCCGAGTACGTCGCCGACCTGGGCCTGAAGCACGGGGAGAAGGTGGACTTCGCGATCCTCCGCGACGGCCAGGTGCAGATGCTGATCGAGGCCAAGCGGATCGGCGACAGCCTGAGCCTCGACCATGCCGGCCAACTCGTCCGCTACTTCCACACCTCCAACGCGCGCATTGGCGTCCTCACCAATGGTCAGCACTGGCACTTCTACACCGACCTCGAGCGGACCAACATCATGGACGAGCGGCCGTTCCTGCAGTTGGACCTGCTGAACATCGATCCCTACGTTCTGCCCGAACTCAAGAAGCTCACCAAGGAGGTCTTCGACCTGGAGTCGGTGATCCAGGCGGCCGAGGAACTCAAGTACGTCAGCGGACTGAAGCGGGCATTGGCCGATCAGTTCGAGCGGCCGAGCGATGAGCTGGTCAAGCTGCTCGCCACCCAGGTCTACGACAAGTACTTCAACGCCAAGGTCCGCGAGCAGTTCAGCCGACTGACATCCAAGGCCATGGCCCAGTTCATCAGTGAACGCGTGAACGACCGCCTGAAGTCGGCGCTCAGCGGTGACGCGGCGGGCGCTCCGGCGACAGCCCCGGTCGAGGCGGACGGCCAGCCGACCGATCCGTCGGCGCCGGAGACTGAGACCACTGAAGAGGAGCGGGCGGGCTTCCAGATCGTCCGGGCCATTGCGGCGAGTGAAGTGCCTTACGACCGCGTCTACGAGCGGGACCAGCACTCCTACTTCGCGGTCCTGCTGGACGACAACAACCGCAAGCCGGTGTGCCGACTGCACTTCAACGGCAAGAAGCTCTACTTGGGGCTGCTGAACGAGGAGAAGGTCGAGACCAGGGTCGCGCTGGAGCGGGTCGAGGACATCTACCTGCACGCGGAGGCGATCCGCGAGGCCGTCCGCCGTTACCGGTGACCTACAGGACGCCCTTGACCAGGACGAAGCAGGAGTAGCCGCGCGGCTCGCCGGTCTGGATGATCGCGTGGGCCGTGCGGGCCAGCTCGTAGAAGTCGAAGCGCTCGACCGGGGCGACCTCCACCTCGCGGTCCTCGGCGGCGTTCAGCTCGGCCTGGAACTCGCGGTGTGAGTCGAACCAGGTCTCGAGCTGTCCCGGCGGAACGATCCGGTAGGCGGCCGGAACGTCGAAGGTATCCACCGGGAACAGCTCGAGGACGGCCTTCGAGGCGGCCGCCGTATCGGCGCCCGGCAGGTGGTGCACCTGCGAGGCCGAGGTTGTCGAGGGAAAGTTGCGGTCGACGATGGCCAACCGATCTCCGTGGCCCATTGCGGCCAGATCGGCCAGCAGCGCCGGGGTGAGTAGTGGCGAGATCCTCTTCAGCATCAGCCCTCCTCAGAAGCGGTTTCGGTGCCCAGTGGCCCGTAGACCAGGGTGCCGAGGAAGCCGCCAACGAAGGTGTCACCCAGGCCGATCGTGGTCGGACGGGGCACGTCCAGCACCCGTCCGGGAACGCAGCGGACCGAACCGCCCAACCAATCCTGGATCTGAGTACAGAACTGCGCCCCACCGGCA
The nucleotide sequence above comes from Propionicimonas paludicola. Encoded proteins:
- a CDS encoding thioredoxin family protein; the protein is MDYQPESITREEVDAHAGATVLQFGTNWCGYCQGADAAIEQVLGGRSDLTRIRVEDGKGRPLGRSYRVKLWPTLIFLADGVEVARVVRPWGTGELSAALDQLDGAMPD
- a CDS encoding type I restriction enzyme HsdR N-terminal domain-containing protein, giving the protein MTFEDALHDVADKVREFGPALTTEEATKTAVIMPFISRVLGYDVFNPQEVLPEYVADLGLKHGEKVDFAILRDGQVQMLIEAKRIGDSLSLDHAGQLVRYFHTSNARIGVLTNGQHWHFYTDLERTNIMDERPFLQLDLLNIDPYVLPELKKLTKEVFDLESVIQAAEELKYVSGLKRALADQFERPSDELVKLLATQVYDKYFNAKVREQFSRLTSKAMAQFISERVNDRLKSALSGDAAGAPATAPVEADGQPTDPSAPETETTEEERAGFQIVRAIAASEVPYDRVYERDQHSYFAVLLDDNNRKPVCRLHFNGKKLYLGLLNEEKVETRVALERVEDIYLHAEAIREAVRRYR
- a CDS encoding RbsD/FucU family protein, whose protein sequence is MLKRISPLLTPALLADLAAMGHGDRLAIVDRNFPSTTSASQVHHLPGADTAAASKAVLELFPVDTFDVPAAYRIVPPGQLETWFDSHREFQAELNAAEDREVEVAPVERFDFYELARTAHAIIQTGEPRGYSCFVLVKGVL